TTGTTGCTGATGAGCCGACCGGTAATCTGGATTTGGCGACCGGGGAAGCCATTTTGGATCTCCTGTTGCAGACGAACCAGCAAACTAAAGCCACTTTTATCATTTCCACACATTCAAGCCAGCTCAGGGATCGGGCGCAGCGGGTGATTGAAATTAAGGATGGAGAATTAGCCTATGACTCAGCCAGGTAAATGGCGCTGGTTATTCTGGTTCTTATTGCCGCTGTCAGTCGCTGTTTACTCAGCCAGAGCAACCGCCACGCCAGAGGTGAACAATGTATTACAGCATGGCTTCCCACTACAGCCGGACGCATTAACTAAAACCACGTCTGCTTTATTTTCCGAATACACTAATAAGAGAAATATTGCTTCTCTTGTTTTTTATTCCTATGGCGTGTTACGCCAGGCAAAGCATTTTTCAGAAATAAATGATTTTATTCACGCTGCGGAATATGCAAAAACGGGTCTCTTTTATCTCGATGAAGCGGTAGACGCAAATGAAGATAATCTGCGTGTCCGTTATTTACGTGCGCGTATTGACGCTTATTTACCGACCGAAATGGGGCGCTGTGTGGTGACGTTGCATGACACCGATCTTTTGTTAAAAAGTATCAATGTATTTGATAAAGATAGCTTGAATCATATTCGATATATGCGGTATCGCGCATTGGTAAGCTGTAATTTTAAGGATCAAGCAAATGCATTGCTCAATGAAATAAAGAGTGCATCGGTGAAATCAGGGAAACATTTCATAGTGGATTTATCTCAAACGCCAGAGTGGGATATACATGAAATCACGCAGATTGTATTGCCGTTATTAAAGGGTAAGTAAATGACCAGTGATATGTTATTCGTAAATCTTGCCATGCTCTTCGTACTGCTGTTCGTTATTTATTGCCTGGTATACAAGTTCAGAGATGCAAAGTTTGCTTTTTTAAATCTCTTTCGTCACCGAAGAAGATCTTTTTCGACTATTACAGCCATTATATTGGGCGGTGTGTCAATCTTTTTATATGGCGGTTTTATTAATTACTCATTCTGGATATTAAAAGAGCAGACTATTCGCACCAATATTGGCCATGTGCAAATTTATAACCCGGCATACTTTGAAACATCTAACAAAAGCCAGAGCCTTATTGAAAATTATGCATGGCTGAAACATGAGATCCTTTCCGAGCAAGCATTGTCTGATGATATTTCCACTATTTCAGGCCAACTGGAATTCACTGGCGTGCTTTCGCAATATGAGAACGAAACGTCCAGTTACTTTGCCGGGTTGGGTGTTGAACCCTTGCCCGCGCTTAAGCTGGGCTCTTTCGATAAACTTATCAACGGCAGCGACTTATCACGCGTAAAAACAGATGAAGTCACACTGGGAAGCGGGTTGGCAAAGACGCTTAACGCTCGTTACGGTGACTGGCTGGATAGTATGGTCGTTAATGCCCACGGTGGGCAGGGGGCGATGTCATTCAAGCTCCGGGGTATTTTTGCCTCGGGCATCAAGGATTATGACGATACGGCAATGAAAATGCCGTTGACTACAGCCCAACGCTTAATGGGCACAGACGGTGTCAGTAAAGTTTTAATTTTGCTTAAAACCGACAATACTTCTGCGTTTGCGACCCGGCTACGTCACTTTATTGCCGATAGGCAGTTACCTCTTGTGGTCAAAGAATGGAAAGAGGCATCACCCTTTTACCAGCAGGTAGAAGATCTCTTATCGGGGATCTATTTCTTTATTAAACTTCTCGTTGCCGTCATCGTTATCTTTATGATCGGTAATTCACTGGCCATGAATATTGTCGAACGTACTCGTGAAATAACGACTTTACGGGCGATTGGATTACAACCATTACATGTCACCAGGTTATTTTTGCTCGAAGGGATCTTTATTGGCGTTCTTGGTGCGATGGGAAGTCTGGCACTGGGTTTTGCACTTTCATCCATTATTAATTTGCACGGTATTGCGATTCCACCTTCGCCGGGGCAATCGCAAGGTTACACCGCATTCATTAAAACATCTGATGTCGACATTATTTGGGTAACGTTTGTATTACCGGTTTTAACCGCCGCATTTGCCTCAGTTCTTCCTTCTCTGCGGGCGGCAAAACTTAACATATCTGATGCATTCAAATTTTCATAAAAAAGGGTTAAGCAATGCCTTTCTCTTACATTTATCTTTCATTATTGGTCATATTCACAACCCTGATACCCGCCGTTAGTGCGGCGAACCCCGCACAGGACATCATTCGACGCGCGGATGAAATTCGTTCTCCTAATCAGCCGTTTCGTTATACCGTTACGGTGCAGGAGTACAACGAAAATATAGCGCAAGCGGAAAATAAACAGGTTTTTGACATCTCAATGCGTTTTATAAAACCTGAAAATGGCATACCAGCAGATGCACGATCCCTTGTCCGTTTTATTTATCCCCCCAGGGACAAAGGGAAAATTATGCTCTCCGATTGGTACCAGTTATGGTTCTACTCACCTGAATTGCGCCGTCCTATGCCCGTATCACGCGAGCAACGATTAATCGGTCAAATTTCTAACAGCGATGTCATTGTAACTAACTTTGAATATTCCTATAACGCAATTTTACTCGATGATGTTTCTTGCAATGGCAAAAAATGCTTTCAATTATCGCTCGATCGAAGATCAAATGATGTCATATATCCAAAAATTATTTATCAAGTAGAGAAAAATACTTATCACCCCTACCAGGCCAGCTATTATGCCCAGGATGGGAAATTACTCAAAGACGTATTATATCAGGATTATCGACAAGTATTAGGAAAAGAGAGACCAATGAAGATTATTGTCAAGGATGCAAGGCACGGTAAAAAAATTACTGTGATGGAATATAGCGATGTCAGGCTAGAGTCGTTACCCGAATCTTTTTTTACCCGAGAATATATTCAACGAGGTGCTAAGTGAATAACCGCCTCATATCACTGAGTATTCCCCTTTCATTAATTTCATTGAGTCTACAGGCGTCGTGTCTCTCCGGGGATGAAATTAATGCGCATAGCGATGCTGCGTTATTTTTTCAGAGTGCTTATGCCAAGCGTGCCCCCTCATTATGGAAAATCTCCGGTGAAAATGCCTATGCCACCGATAATGTTTATTCTGACGCAGGTATAAAATTAAGCAGTCATTGTACGGTCATTGAGAATAAACTGGACCTGGATTTTACTCTCTATGGGCTTGCTGAATATGCTTCACAGACGCCTGGCCGGTTTGAGAAAGATAAGCGTCGATCGCGAGCATTAATTAATCAGTTGCGCATGACTTATACCGTCTCGGACAATTTACGGCTCGAAGGGGGAAAGCTACAACCTAAAGCGGGCAACTTCTTTCTTAAGTCCCCCTCTGCGTTGCTTAATAACTATTACGCCGGTTTCAAGACGAATCGACTATATGACCCAACGTTGAGACCGTTGTATATGGAGTCATCCTGGGGGGTGAGGCTGGTAAAGGAGAGTCGTGATTACACGTTGTCATTAACGGTTGTGCCGCAATTAGCATCGATTCGTCAACGCTACGAATCATCCAGCAACTGGTCTGCAAACCAGCGTGCTAATGCTGATGAGCGTTACCATTTGAGCTATACGGATTATCGTTTGGCGGACCATACGCCATCCATCAACCTGTTATTGGGTGATTCAGGTTCGGTCTCCTTCGCGGATAGTTTTAACTATACACCGCAGTTTATGATTAACGCCGGGTTAGCATTGCATCGCGCCCAACAATGGCGACATTTTTCGCCGGAAAGAGCCGCTGAAGTACAGCACTATACTTTTCCTGCCTCGCTTTATGACACGCAGAATAAAAACGGTATTGAACTGGCGATTGGCGGTCAATATACCACAGATAATTTTAATGTCTTTGGTATGGAGTATTATTTCCAAAGTGAAGGTTATTCACGGATACAGTGGAAGCAGCAAGCTGACTTTGTACGATACCTTAATACGAACAGCCCCTATGATGTTTTAAATCAGGCTTTTGATTCCTATAAATATTTAATAGGTGCAGAGATAAGTAACGTTGGAAATAGAGGGGGGTTACAAGGTAAACACTACATAAATACCTGGGCTGCTTTTCATGGTGAAAATAATATAACGCTTCAGCCTTATCTGGTCTTTAATGTGATGGATTACAGTTCATTGTTCGGAGTGCATTATTCAACTCCGCTTGAAGATATTAGTGAACACCTTGAATTCTATACAGGGGCATGGGGGGCGCTGGGTAAACAGGATGCTGAATTTTCGCTTTTTGGAAAAATGGCTGGCGTCTATATCGGCATTAAGTATTTTTTATAGGGACATTGCAGATGAATATGAATAATGCAGAAAAACCAATCGCTTTATTGTTTGCCGGGCAGGGCAATCCCGTCATCGGCATGGGTGCTGATTTATGGGATTTGAATCAAGCAACCAAAAATATCTGGGATTGTGCCAGTGATATTACAGGCATGGATATTCGCCGCCTCTGTTTGAAAGGGCCGATGAATCGTCTGATTCGAACCACTGTGCAACAGGTTGCGGTGACGGCAATTAACGTAACACTTTATACGCTGTGTCGTGAAAAGTTCGAACCAGGCCAAATAATAGGCTCATGCGGGCACAGCGTGGGCGAATACAGCGCACTGTATGCCGCAGGCGCGGTCTCGCTGGAGACGTTATTTCAACTGATTCATTTTCGCGCGAATGTGATGCATGACATCAGCCAAATCAATAAAGGATATATGCTGGCGATAAAAGGCATCGATCATCAGAGTTTGCGCAACCTGATTGCATGTTCCGGGGTGGCTGTTGACATCAGTTGCGATAACAGCCGCAACCAGCAGGTTGTGGGTGGTGCAAGTGCAGAGCTTGCTGAGTTCTCCCAGGTATTGCTGGACGCTGGTTTCGAGTCGGTGAAGCTTGGCGTAAGTGGCGCCTGGCATACTCGCCTGATGGCTGAAGGTGTCTCGTTGATGAGAGATTATCTTGAGGGTGTCGATATTCATTCCCCTCATCATGGTGTGTTGATGAATGTTACGGGCAAAGCGGAACACCATATTGAGCAAATTAAAGACAATCTCGCTTTGCATTTGACTCACACGGTGAAATGGACTGATTCGATGGATCAATTCTTGATCCACCAGCCGTTAGTTAGCTTTATCGAGATCAGCAATAAAGCTTATTTGGGGCAATTACTCAATGATTTCACCGGTTTTACACCCGATATGGCTATGCATTGCAAAATGTTCTTAGGGTAATGAGGTAACGACTGTGATACCCGATTATTTAACTTTTATGCGCTTTCAGGACAGAAAGATTATTCCCTTTTTTTTTCTCATCGTGTTTCTCCTGCTTGGGTTGTTCTGGAAAAATGTGGGTTATGAATTTGTCGCGCATGATGCAGCGTTTATAAGCGGCATCCTCGCCATTGTGCTGTTCCATTTCACTTACGAGCTAAGAGCTTATTGGGCCTATAAATGCGTGGTCAAAAATATCGATTTTTCCTGGTTTGCTGAAAAAAAATTGTGGCGCTATGAGACTATTCTTGCGCACCCGGCTATTGCCAGTCTCTTAGCCGGTCTGGTCTTTTGGCTCATGGCAAAAGCCTGTTTTCTGTTTTCTCCGCCTGGCGATGCACTGGCCGTTCTATGCCTCGTTTCACCGCTTTTTTTATATTCGGTGTTCCGCTTACTGAGAACCAGCTATATAAAACAGTTAGCTTCAACTTCAGTCGAAAAAGTTAAATACAAACATCTCTATCGTTATCTCGCCTTTTACCTTTTCCTCAGTGTTTGTTTGAGTTTGCTGACTATTGCTCCTCTGAAACATCATCCTGAATTTAATTTGGCTGGTGGTTTCTTTTCCGCGCCGTTGATGGTGGCCATGCTGGTGTTGTGCGCCATTGTGCTGGTCGTCAATCTTGTCTTTGTGCGCTTATCGAGGCGGTACATTTTTCTCGGGCGCTTGTTTTTACAAGAGATAGATTTCTATTTTTCAGCGGCCTTACCGACACTGGCGCAACGCGAAATGCCGTTCTGGTTGCGGATGGCGCTGTTAGTGGTTGTTGAAGCGGTGTGGATCATGCTGGTAAGCATGCTGCTGGCGTTAGTGGGGGGGCAAATTGCTTTCGAAGTTTATTTCCTGCTCTGCTGGTTGCCCTGCCTCGCATACAGTTATTTGCACATCTATGCGTTATGGCACAGTGACTTTTTAATGGCGTGTGATATGTACCTGCGCTGGGGGGAGATCAACAAACAATCAAGTCTCTGGTAAAACCTTATCCGTCTGTAGTGGCTTTCACTACAGACGGAATCCATGGACATGTGCATTTTTATAATCTGAGGTCGGATGTTTAAATGTGCAGAGATGGTGAAATAAATGAAACCGTATCTTCCAGTAAATTATCTTTTATTAATAGCAAATCGTTTATTTTCTTACCGCCCATCTTTTTGCATGCTTTATTCCGGTAGGCGTAAACACGTTTTGGCGAAATACTTAATAATTTTGCTATTAAATGAATGCTTTTCCCTTTGAGTGATTCATTCAGAATAATCCTTTCAATATCACTCAATGCGTTTTCTTTGTGCGTGGCCTCCTTTTCCATTTTTTGCAGTTTTTTAATTGCCTGACTTATTTGGCTGAGGGAGTCTTGCGCTTTAATTACTATGTCGGCTTTATCAATAATAATGTTTCTTGTGGCGCCCAAAATAACGAGTAATTTACTTACCT
The nucleotide sequence above comes from Kosakonia sp. H02. Encoded proteins:
- a CDS encoding ABC transporter permease, translated to MTSDMLFVNLAMLFVLLFVIYCLVYKFRDAKFAFLNLFRHRRRSFSTITAIILGGVSIFLYGGFINYSFWILKEQTIRTNIGHVQIYNPAYFETSNKSQSLIENYAWLKHEILSEQALSDDISTISGQLEFTGVLSQYENETSSYFAGLGVEPLPALKLGSFDKLINGSDLSRVKTDEVTLGSGLAKTLNARYGDWLDSMVVNAHGGQGAMSFKLRGIFASGIKDYDDTAMKMPLTTAQRLMGTDGVSKVLILLKTDNTSAFATRLRHFIADRQLPLVVKEWKEASPFYQQVEDLLSGIYFFIKLLVAVIVIFMIGNSLAMNIVERTREITTLRAIGLQPLHVTRLFLLEGIFIGVLGAMGSLALGFALSSIINLHGIAIPPSPGQSQGYTAFIKTSDVDIIWVTFVLPVLTAAFASVLPSLRAAKLNISDAFKFS
- a CDS encoding outer membrane lipoprotein-sorting protein, coding for MPFSYIYLSLLVIFTTLIPAVSAANPAQDIIRRADEIRSPNQPFRYTVTVQEYNENIAQAENKQVFDISMRFIKPENGIPADARSLVRFIYPPRDKGKIMLSDWYQLWFYSPELRRPMPVSREQRLIGQISNSDVIVTNFEYSYNAILLDDVSCNGKKCFQLSLDRRSNDVIYPKIIYQVEKNTYHPYQASYYAQDGKLLKDVLYQDYRQVLGKERPMKIIVKDARHGKKITVMEYSDVRLESLPESFFTREYIQRGAK
- a CDS encoding ACP S-malonyltransferase, coding for MNMNNAEKPIALLFAGQGNPVIGMGADLWDLNQATKNIWDCASDITGMDIRRLCLKGPMNRLIRTTVQQVAVTAINVTLYTLCREKFEPGQIIGSCGHSVGEYSALYAAGAVSLETLFQLIHFRANVMHDISQINKGYMLAIKGIDHQSLRNLIACSGVAVDISCDNSRNQQVVGGASAELAEFSQVLLDAGFESVKLGVSGAWHTRLMAEGVSLMRDYLEGVDIHSPHHGVLMNVTGKAEHHIEQIKDNLALHLTHTVKWTDSMDQFLIHQPLVSFIEISNKAYLGQLLNDFTGFTPDMAMHCKMFLG
- a CDS encoding LuxR C-terminal-related transcriptional regulator, which gives rise to MKIYTISDDVYFQNGIISLANAKGWNIEAHELTPLFLEELTLDDIVILHLDKKNMAYAKAISHLNKVSKLLVILGATRNIIIDKADIVIKAQDSLSQISQAIKKLQKMEKEATHKENALSDIERIILNESLKGKSIHLIAKLLSISPKRVYAYRNKACKKMGGKKINDLLLIKDNLLEDTVSFISPSLHI